A stretch of Candidatus Methanomethylophilaceae archaeon DNA encodes these proteins:
- a CDS encoding leucine-rich repeat protein, whose amino-acid sequence MAIKSIAPFPDHSGGLEEGGTRIPSSSGGHASRRNGPGMLAVLALMLIAAAAMIPMSPLFDEYDASSSGTCGENLSWNLDRSGNLVISGSGPMDDYSINSPWADNRIKSVTIEDQVTSIGSYAFFGCSYLRTISMPDSIVSIGSYAFFGCSNLGSISIPGHVVSIGEQSFVGTPIKSLAIPDSADSIGDYAFSGCDSLESVSIGNSVGRIGDYAFYGCDLLESVSFGSSVARIGAWAFSDCVSLASVDIPCSAESIGDGAFCGCSSLESIAVDQENAKYSSSDGVLFDKDKTLLIAYPAGKQDYVYEIPSSVGLIGIRAFFRCDHLASVGIPDSVASIGSYAFFGCGSLVSAAIPSSVASIGDWAFSECGSLASLTIGDSAGPIGIGAFDNCVSLSYIAIGDSVGPIGAYAFYGLEFYAGTSLLDYGSLPGHTFAGSGDGKLYSSDSELSYSVRDGEAILNGFGAGYAGARDIVAIPSEYNGYPVTSIASKAFYGCADLKHVTIPASVKTIGSYAFYRCTSLESVSLGLVESVGLKSFSYCQSLTDISIPSTLKKIGSYAFFSCGLTSITIPGDDVVLEASAFSACKNMKDIRFIGHGAVIGTNAFYNNNGVSSVDLSTVASVGFKAFPYCNGLTSLTIPSNISVVSEYAFFNCINLKDLTVEDGVRKIGKSAFSGCKSLENVYLSKSLIYIGPNAFYGITFKDFNGNVMEHTLKLRGHTYVESGKALCMLEDLIDGEQFSVDGLDYTIISADFRKASITGYSDAVSVAPSSVVYKGWEISVASIADKAFYKCGTLVSADLKNVESIGMKAFANCYSLQSIEFGGNLDSMGPYAFYGLSFYDGKSKLTASPETLKGHEFSGAAPKLYLVS is encoded by the coding sequence ATGGCAATCAAATCGATCGCTCCCTTTCCCGATCATTCCGGAGGTCTGGAGGAGGGAGGAACTCGCATTCCATCCTCCAGCGGCGGCCATGCCTCGAGACGCAACGGCCCCGGGATGCTGGCGGTCTTGGCGCTGATGCTGATCGCGGCCGCCGCCATGATACCGATGTCCCCTCTGTTCGATGAGTATGATGCTTCGTCGTCAGGAACCTGCGGAGAAAACCTGTCTTGGAATCTTGATAGAAGCGGAAATTTGGTCATATCGGGCTCAGGGCCGATGGACGATTACTCGATCAATTCCCCCTGGGCGGACAATCGCATCAAATCTGTGACCATAGAAGATCAGGTGACTTCCATAGGGAGCTATGCGTTCTTCGGATGTTCATATCTCAGAACGATTTCGATGCCAGATTCCATAGTATCTATAGGGAGCTATGCGTTCTTCGGTTGCTCAAACCTGGGATCGATTTCGATTCCAGGGCATGTCGTATCCATCGGCGAACAGTCGTTCGTAGGTACCCCCATAAAATCCCTGGCCATACCGGATTCCGCGGATTCCATAGGCGATTATGCGTTCTCCGGCTGCGATTCTTTGGAATCCGTGTCAATCGGAAATTCCGTCGGGCGCATAGGCGATTATGCGTTCTACGGATGCGATTTGCTGGAGTCCGTGTCCTTCGGGAGTTCGGTGGCACGCATCGGGGCATGGGCATTTTCCGATTGCGTCTCTTTGGCGTCCGTCGACATACCCTGTTCCGCGGAGTCCATCGGAGACGGCGCATTCTGCGGCTGCTCTTCTCTGGAATCGATAGCGGTGGATCAGGAGAACGCGAAGTACAGCTCGTCCGACGGCGTCCTTTTCGACAAAGACAAGACTCTGCTGATAGCCTATCCGGCCGGAAAGCAGGATTATGTGTACGAAATCCCCTCATCCGTCGGATTGATCGGCATCCGCGCGTTCTTCCGCTGCGATCATCTGGCATCTGTGGGCATCCCCGATTCCGTAGCGTCCATCGGGAGCTATGCGTTCTTCGGATGCGGTTCTCTGGTATCCGCCGCTATCCCCTCATCCGTCGCATCGATTGGCGACTGGGCATTTTCCGAATGCGGTTCTCTGGCTTCCCTGACGATCGGGGACTCCGCGGGACCCATTGGGATCGGCGCTTTCGACAACTGTGTTTCTCTGTCTTATATTGCGATCGGGGATTCCGTGGGGCCGATAGGGGCATATGCGTTCTACGGACTGGAATTCTACGCGGGAACGTCTCTGCTCGATTACGGTTCCCTTCCGGGCCATACATTCGCGGGCTCCGGAGACGGCAAGCTGTACTCCAGCGATTCGGAGCTTTCCTATTCCGTGAGGGATGGCGAGGCCATCCTGAACGGATTCGGAGCAGGATATGCCGGAGCCAGGGATATCGTCGCGATCCCGTCGGAATACAATGGGTATCCCGTGACGTCCATCGCGAGCAAGGCATTCTACGGCTGCGCAGATCTGAAGCATGTGACCATACCGGCTTCGGTGAAGACTATAGGAAGCTATGCGTTCTACAGGTGCACATCCTTGGAATCTGTGAGCCTGGGGTTAGTTGAATCCGTCGGGCTGAAATCATTCTCCTATTGCCAGTCCCTTACAGACATATCCATACCCAGCACCCTCAAGAAAATCGGAAGCTACGCGTTCTTCAGCTGCGGTCTGACCTCTATCACTATACCCGGGGACGACGTCGTTCTGGAAGCCAGCGCATTCAGCGCGTGCAAGAACATGAAGGACATACGCTTCATCGGCCATGGGGCGGTCATAGGAACTAACGCCTTCTACAATAACAACGGGGTGTCCAGCGTAGATCTTTCCACCGTGGCTTCTGTGGGATTCAAGGCGTTCCCGTACTGCAATGGGCTGACATCTCTGACGATCCCCAGCAATATCTCCGTGGTAAGCGAGTACGCTTTCTTCAACTGCATCAATCTAAAGGATCTCACGGTTGAGGATGGGGTAAGGAAGATAGGGAAGAGTGCTTTCAGCGGATGCAAATCCCTGGAGAACGTGTATCTGTCTAAATCTCTGATATATATAGGGCCCAATGCTTTCTACGGGATTACTTTCAAAGATTTCAATGGGAATGTGATGGAACATACCCTGAAGCTCCGTGGACATACGTACGTCGAATCGGGCAAGGCCCTTTGCATGCTGGAGGATCTCATTGATGGCGAGCAGTTCTCGGTCGATGGGCTGGACTATACAATTATCTCCGCTGATTTCCGCAAGGCATCTATTACCGGATATTCGGATGCGGTTTCTGTCGCTCCCTCTTCAGTGGTATACAAGGGATGGGAGATTTCGGTGGCATCCATCGCGGACAAAGCATTCTACAAATGCGGCACTTTGGTCTCGGCAGATTTGAAGAATGTGGAATCCATTGGCATGAAAGCTTTCGCCAATTGCTATTCGCTTCAAAGCATAGAATTCGGCGGGAATCTGGATAGCATGGGCCCTTATGCGTTTTATGGGCTGTCATTCTACGATGGGAAGTCGAAGCTGACGGCATCCCCGGAGACGCTGAAAGGCCATGAGTTCTCGGGAGCTGCTCCGAAGTTATATCTCGTATCCTGA
- a CDS encoding leucine-rich repeat protein: MTDYKCCLVMALLAIAGGMLVLADSVDATSTGTCGDNVTWYLDDSGNLTISGSGEMVDYSYSDSIPWGQSIKTVTIENGVTSVGSRAFYGCTLLSSLVLPDSLTEIGWLAFSGCTSLASVTIPDSVTYIWSDAFSDCTSMTSIFVDPKNTKYSSLDGVLFDKDRITLKKYPIGKQDSEYVIPITVMSIGSNAFSGCESLMSVIIPDFVTLIDDYAFYNCKNLESVSLGKSVTEIDFCSFENCTSLSSLIMPESVKTIGSYAFNGCSSLASVVIPNSVTSIGSSAFSGCESLSSISIPDSVIDIGSSAFSECISLESLEISHSVTSIGSSVFDGCTSLVSVNVPDSVTSIGNWAFYNCGSLSSISIPDSVTSLGKHAFGNCESLSSISIPDSVTSIESGAFSGCDSLKSLDIPRYVTSIGDSVFDGCTSLVSVNVPDSVTSIGNWAFYSCESLSSISIPDSVTSLGEYAFGNCDSLQSIVIPDFVASIGDNAFSGCDSLKSVEISRYVTSLGDSVFSRCISLASIIIPDSVISIGDWAFYDCESLLSISIPDSVTSIGSYSFAYCELLMYLSIGNSVMSIGDKAFYYCESLMSVFVPDSLISIQDTAFSVSFYRGADQLDCSSLSGHMFTGSGDGKLYDRGSLFSTSVKNGEATLNGFGSDYVGPKETLRVPSKYCGYPVTFIADKAFYGCENLKQAFIPDSVRSIGNYSFYKCSSLEFIGLGSVESVGLKSFSYCQSLKDIQLPTTLKRVGGYAFFSCGLTSITIPGDDVILEASAFSACKNMSEIRFTGHGTVIGTNAFYNNNGVSSVDLLTVAQVGFKSFPYCYGLTSVTIPSNVSVVSEYAFFNCVNLKELIVEEGVRKIGKSAFSGCTGLESVTLPGSLTYIGTNAFHGVKFIGIDGKTMDQNLKLRGHLYVGSGKVLRMTAELIDGEAFSVGNLDLEITSAESHEASIIGYRGKVTDIPSSVIYKGWDVSVTSVADKAFYGCETLKTANLVNVKSIGMKAFANCLSLESVEFGTVLSSLGAYAFYGLSFYDGKSKLAVSPETLGGNSFAGSGKILRMTGGLAVGDRFSLDGLDYCVTSVVDLEVCVTGFSGSVLSVPANVTYNGVSISVTSVADKAFYGCETLRVADLSNVKSIGMKAFANCSSIRSVEFGHDLESIGAYAFYGLSFYDGDTKISLSPESLSGHSFSGIVPKLYLES, translated from the coding sequence ATGACGGATTATAAATGTTGTCTGGTGATGGCTTTATTAGCCATTGCAGGTGGGATGTTGGTTTTGGCGGACTCGGTCGACGCCACATCAACTGGAACTTGCGGAGATAATGTTACTTGGTATCTTGACGATAGCGGCAATTTAACCATTTCCGGATCAGGAGAGATGGTGGATTACAGCTATTCTGATTCTATTCCCTGGGGACAAAGCATAAAGACAGTAACCATTGAAAATGGGGTAACTTCTGTTGGAAGCCGTGCTTTTTACGGATGCACTCTTTTATCATCGCTGGTGCTGCCCGATTCTTTGACAGAAATCGGGTGGTTGGCGTTTTCAGGCTGCACATCTCTGGCATCCGTGACCATACCCGATTCTGTTACATACATATGGTCGGATGCTTTCTCTGATTGCACATCAATGACGTCTATATTCGTTGACCCTAAGAATACAAAATATAGCTCATTAGACGGCGTTCTTTTCGATAAAGACAGAATCACTCTGAAAAAATACCCTATCGGAAAGCAGGACAGCGAATATGTGATTCCGATCACAGTGATGTCCATCGGAAGCAATGCATTTTCTGGTTGCGAATCCTTGATGTCAGTTATAATTCCGGATTTTGTAACGTTAATCGATGATTATGCTTTTTATAACTGTAAAAATTTGGAATCTGTAAGTTTAGGTAAATCGGTAACGGAAATAGATTTTTGTTCATTCGAGAATTGTACTTCATTATCATCTTTAATAATGCCTGAATCGGTAAAAACTATTGGCAGTTATGCGTTTAATGGGTGTTCATCTCTGGCATCAGTAGTTATTCCGAATTCCGTGACCTCGATTGGGAGCAGTGCGTTTAGTGGTTGCGAATCCCTCTCTTCCATATCCATTCCTGATTCTGTGATCGACATTGGAAGCAGTGCGTTTTCTGAATGTATATCCTTAGAATCATTGGAAATATCACATTCAGTGACGTCCATCGGTTCATCAGTATTTGATGGGTGCACATCCTTGGTTTCAGTAAATGTCCCCGATTCCGTGACATCCATCGGGAATTGGGCCTTTTACAATTGTGGCTCCCTATCGTCGATATCTATACCTGATTCCGTGACATCGTTAGGGAAACATGCGTTCGGAAATTGCGAGTCTCTGTCGTCTATATCCATTCCCGATTCCGTGACATCTATAGAAAGTGGTGCTTTTTCTGGCTGTGATTCCCTGAAATCTTTGGATATTCCGCGTTATGTGACGTCCATTGGTGACTCAGTATTTGATGGGTGCACATCCTTGGTTTCAGTAAATGTCCCCGATTCCGTGACATCCATCGGGAATTGGGCTTTTTACAGCTGTGAATCCCTGTCTTCGATATCTATACCTGATTCTGTGACATCCTTAGGGGAATATGCGTTCGGAAATTGCGACTCCCTGCAATCAATAGTCATTCCCGATTTCGTGGCATCCATAGGAGATAATGCGTTTTCTGGCTGTGATTCCCTGAAATCCGTGGAGATCTCGCGTTATGTAACGTCTCTTGGTGACTCTGTATTCAGCAGATGTATATCCCTTGCTTCAATAATCATTCCGGATTCCGTGATTTCCATAGGGGATTGGGCTTTCTACGACTGCGAATCCTTGCTGTCGATATCTATTCCGGACTCCGTGACTTCGATTGGAAGTTATTCGTTCGCCTATTGTGAATTATTGATGTATCTCTCAATAGGGAATTCTGTAATGTCCATCGGGGACAAAGCGTTCTATTATTGTGAATCGTTGATGTCGGTATTCGTACCAGATTCTTTGATTTCCATCCAGGACACGGCATTTTCAGTGAGTTTCTACAGAGGAGCAGATCAGCTGGATTGCAGTTCTCTCTCCGGACATATGTTCACAGGATCTGGAGATGGAAAACTGTACGATAGGGGTTCTTTGTTCTCCACTTCTGTGAAGAATGGTGAGGCTACGTTGAATGGCTTCGGCTCAGATTATGTAGGCCCCAAGGAAACGCTTAGGGTCCCATCGAAATACTGTGGGTATCCTGTAACCTTCATAGCTGATAAGGCATTTTATGGATGCGAAAATCTAAAGCAGGCATTCATCCCAGACTCTGTGAGAAGCATAGGGAATTACTCATTCTATAAGTGTTCCTCCTTAGAATTCATCGGTCTCGGATCTGTGGAGTCAGTGGGTTTGAAATCGTTTTCTTACTGCCAGTCCTTGAAGGATATCCAGTTGCCAACGACTCTCAAGAGAGTCGGGGGCTATGCATTCTTCAGTTGCGGCCTGACATCGATTACGATACCTGGGGATGATGTCATCCTCGAAGCCAGCGCATTCAGCGCATGCAAAAACATGAGCGAAATACGCTTTACAGGCCACGGCACTGTCATAGGGACCAACGCGTTCTATAATAACAATGGTGTTTCCAGCGTAGATCTCTTGACGGTAGCTCAAGTAGGGTTCAAGTCGTTCCCGTACTGCTACGGGCTCACATCTGTGACAATCCCGAGCAACGTATCTGTCGTGAGCGAGTACGCTTTCTTCAATTGTGTTAATTTGAAGGAGCTCATAGTCGAGGAAGGGGTTAGAAAAATCGGAAAGAGTGCATTCAGCGGGTGTACAGGTCTTGAAAGTGTGACCCTCCCCGGATCTTTGACGTACATAGGGACCAACGCGTTCCATGGTGTGAAGTTTATTGGGATCGATGGGAAGACGATGGATCAGAACCTTAAGCTCCGTGGGCATTTGTACGTTGGATCTGGAAAGGTTCTGCGCATGACTGCCGAGCTTATTGACGGAGAAGCGTTCTCTGTTGGCAATCTGGATTTGGAGATCACGTCAGCCGAGTCCCACGAGGCTTCCATAATCGGGTATCGCGGTAAGGTCACTGACATTCCATCATCCGTTATTTACAAAGGATGGGACGTGTCTGTGACATCTGTCGCAGATAAGGCGTTTTATGGCTGCGAAACTCTGAAGACCGCAAATTTAGTCAATGTGAAGTCAATTGGCATGAAAGCCTTTGCTAATTGCCTCTCGTTAGAAAGTGTAGAGTTTGGCACCGTTCTCTCTTCTCTGGGTGCTTACGCGTTCTACGGTCTGTCGTTTTATGACGGCAAGTCAAAACTCGCGGTGTCTCCTGAGACTCTTGGCGGAAACTCGTTCGCAGGCTCCGGAAAGATTTTAAGGATGACTGGAGGGCTCGCGGTCGGAGATAGGTTCTCTTTGGACGGTCTCGATTACTGCGTAACCTCTGTAGTTGATCTTGAGGTCTGTGTTACCGGATTCAGCGGATCAGTACTCTCGGTACCCGCAAATGTGACATATAACGGAGTGTCGATTTCGGTGACATCTGTCGCGGATAAGGCATTTTACGGCTGCGAAACCTTGAGAGTTGCGGATCTGAGTAATGTCAAGTCCATAGGCATGAAAGCATTCGCCAATTGTTCATCAATAAGAAGTGTAGAATTTGGGCATGATTTGGAATCAATCGGAGCATATGCCTTCTACGGTCTGTCGTTCTACGATGGGGATACCAAGATTTCTTTGTCTCCCGAGTCTTTGAGCGGGCATTCGTTCTCCGGAATAGTGCCGAAGCTTTATCTGGAGTCCTGA
- a CDS encoding CBS domain-containing protein, whose translation MAVKDLEDLKKLSMLRSQIDGISVERIMSEDFPVVSPEDRIADVLSVMKKTRYQDVPVVDQGELLGMVSYSSILRKKSLSLDAKVKGLIRNFPAVTADMEITRIAELIVTNNCRQLPILSGKKIVGIIERNRLIEIVRDIRALKEIKVWEIMSNPVQSVKVNDLMDDALDLMIREDYRSVPVVDDQNHVTGIVGMREIIDNNWKKENKSIADLEKSSRSQITVESIATTSATVIEWDCDIAEAVDLMVENKFSSLPVVEGRNLVGIITEFDILELISACRERDMLFVQISGLEDDEKHMVEPIYADIEAMVSKISKIYKPESLTMHVSRYNDVGGSYKYSVSARLFINGTAVLSKEVGWDLVQTCSSLIKKLEDSVINMKDSKVTFRKRKK comes from the coding sequence ATGGCTGTTAAGGACCTAGAAGATCTCAAGAAGCTTTCTATGCTCAGGTCGCAGATCGACGGAATCTCCGTCGAGAGGATCATGTCCGAGGACTTCCCGGTGGTCTCGCCGGAGGACCGCATCGCAGATGTGCTTTCGGTTATGAAGAAGACCAGATACCAGGACGTTCCCGTGGTCGACCAGGGCGAATTGTTGGGTATGGTGAGCTATTCATCGATACTCAGAAAGAAGAGTCTATCTTTGGATGCGAAGGTCAAGGGCCTGATACGCAATTTCCCGGCGGTCACCGCTGACATGGAGATAACCAGGATCGCAGAGCTGATAGTCACCAACAACTGCAGGCAGCTCCCGATTCTGAGCGGGAAGAAGATCGTGGGCATAATCGAGAGGAACAGGCTGATAGAGATTGTCAGGGACATACGCGCCCTGAAGGAGATCAAGGTCTGGGAGATAATGAGCAACCCGGTGCAATCCGTCAAGGTCAACGATCTCATGGACGACGCTTTGGACCTGATGATCCGCGAGGATTACAGGTCGGTGCCAGTGGTCGACGATCAGAACCACGTCACCGGAATAGTCGGGATGAGAGAGATCATCGACAACAACTGGAAGAAGGAGAACAAGTCCATCGCAGATTTGGAGAAGAGCTCCCGCTCCCAGATTACCGTGGAATCCATCGCGACCACCTCGGCTACCGTCATCGAATGGGATTGCGACATTGCCGAGGCCGTCGACCTCATGGTCGAGAACAAGTTCTCCTCGCTGCCGGTGGTGGAAGGAAGGAACCTGGTCGGTATAATCACCGAGTTCGACATATTGGAGCTCATATCCGCGTGCAGGGAGAGGGATATGCTCTTCGTGCAGATCAGCGGATTGGAGGACGATGAGAAGCACATGGTGGAGCCCATCTACGCCGACATAGAGGCGATGGTGTCGAAGATCTCCAAGATATACAAGCCGGAATCCCTGACGATGCACGTATCCAGATACAACGACGTCGGCGGATCCTACAAGTACAGCGTCAGCGCGAGGCTGTTCATCAACGGAACCGCCGTCCTCTCCAAGGAGGTCGGATGGGATCTGGTGCAGACCTGCTCCAGCCTGATCAAGAAGCTAGAGGATTCCGTCATCAACATGAAGGACTCCAAGGTCACCTTCCGCAAGAGGAAGAAGTGA
- the glyS gene encoding glycine--tRNA ligase produces the protein MSLCKRRGFIWPSFELYGGVAGMYDYGPLGCALRNNIVEMWRAIYKGREGFVEIDSETVNPREVLAASGHVENFADLITYCQNCNAPYRADHMVKGFYDNPDVLTPKQLEEAFAKHGIKCPACGGDLGPVGEFNLMFRTNIGPGSARVGYLRPETAQGIFVNYPNLYRYNREKLPLGVIQTGRSYRNEIAPRQGMIRMREFNQMEVELFVDPDDKDWARFSEIENEALDLIPNTTLQPVTMTVKEAVEKGVIANRVLAYFVYTTKQLLTGLGIDPSRLRFREHEKDEMAHYAADCWDAEALLSYGWTEIVGIADRGSWDLSRHAQFSGADLTHLKRFDEPKEMEVEKVAAKHKALGPAFKGKAKDIAAAMEKMQPSDVKDGKLTISVGGEEIVLGEEYFEIVRRTEKVAGIRVIPHVIEPSHGLDRIFYSLLEHAFCQGEDGYTVLKLVPAVAPIKVGVFPLMEKDGLDTMAKEIYEKVHTHRVEAYYDGSGTIGKRYARMDEVGTPWCITVDYDSLKDGTVTIRDRDSTEQKRIKAQEAAAIIDSLLAGKPFAEL, from the coding sequence ATGTCCCTCTGCAAACGCAGGGGATTCATCTGGCCTTCCTTCGAGCTTTACGGAGGGGTAGCCGGCATGTACGATTACGGGCCCCTCGGATGCGCCCTCAGGAACAACATTGTGGAGATGTGGAGGGCCATCTACAAAGGCAGGGAAGGATTCGTCGAGATCGATTCCGAGACCGTGAACCCTCGCGAGGTTCTCGCGGCATCGGGCCATGTTGAGAATTTCGCCGACCTCATCACCTACTGCCAGAATTGCAACGCGCCCTACAGGGCCGACCACATGGTCAAGGGATTCTATGACAATCCCGACGTCCTCACCCCCAAGCAGCTGGAGGAGGCATTCGCCAAGCACGGGATAAAGTGTCCGGCATGCGGAGGGGACCTCGGCCCGGTAGGAGAGTTCAACCTGATGTTCAGGACCAACATCGGCCCCGGCTCCGCTCGCGTCGGATATCTCAGGCCGGAGACCGCCCAGGGCATATTCGTCAACTATCCCAATCTGTACAGATACAACAGGGAGAAGCTCCCGCTCGGCGTGATCCAGACCGGAAGGAGCTACAGGAACGAGATCGCGCCCCGCCAGGGCATGATCCGCATGAGGGAGTTCAACCAGATGGAGGTCGAACTCTTCGTGGATCCCGATGACAAGGATTGGGCCAGATTCTCCGAGATAGAGAACGAGGCCCTCGATCTGATCCCCAACACGACCCTTCAGCCGGTCACCATGACCGTCAAGGAAGCGGTCGAGAAGGGCGTCATCGCCAACCGCGTTCTCGCTTATTTCGTATACACCACCAAGCAGCTCCTCACCGGGCTGGGGATCGACCCTTCCAGGCTCAGATTCAGGGAGCACGAGAAGGATGAGATGGCCCATTACGCCGCCGATTGCTGGGATGCTGAAGCCCTCCTATCCTACGGATGGACGGAGATAGTGGGCATCGCCGACAGGGGATCTTGGGATCTCTCCAGGCACGCCCAGTTCTCAGGCGCGGACCTCACCCACCTCAAGAGGTTCGACGAGCCCAAGGAGATGGAGGTCGAGAAGGTCGCCGCCAAGCACAAGGCGCTCGGGCCCGCCTTCAAAGGCAAAGCGAAGGACATCGCCGCCGCCATGGAGAAGATGCAGCCCTCCGATGTGAAGGACGGCAAGCTGACCATCAGCGTGGGCGGGGAAGAGATCGTCCTCGGAGAGGAATACTTCGAGATAGTGAGGAGAACGGAGAAAGTCGCAGGGATACGCGTGATCCCCCATGTGATCGAGCCTTCCCACGGATTAGACAGAATTTTCTACTCCCTGCTCGAGCACGCGTTCTGCCAGGGCGAAGACGGATACACAGTCCTGAAGCTTGTCCCAGCCGTCGCACCCATCAAAGTCGGGGTGTTCCCGCTGATGGAGAAGGACGGTCTTGACACCATGGCCAAAGAAATCTATGAGAAGGTCCACACCCACAGGGTGGAGGCTTACTACGACGGCTCCGGGACCATCGGGAAGAGATACGCCCGCATGGACGAGGTCGGGACTCCCTGGTGCATAACCGTGGATTACGACTCCCTCAAGGATGGCACCGTCACCATAAGGGACAGGGATTCCACCGAGCAGAAGCGCATAAAAGCGCAGGAAGCCGCAGCCATTATCGACTCCCTTTTAGCGGGAAAGCCTTTCGCCGAACTTTGA
- a CDS encoding CBS domain-containing protein has product MMTPAPIVAEVPGTRNDAINLMVRNKLTGLPVVRADDGKLVGIVSRKDVFRDTKEDQLSLIMKTNITSISYDRPIEEAAEILLKNRFHRLPVIKDSKLVGIVTPTDLLRQARSIKTDIVAEKLIRTTCVTAYEESPLAYTIAAMRISDVTAVPVLDAHGKLVGIFTDRDLFTDQMKESETLKSMGIASGSDYAGYRNVLPLFYSVDEKYFDDRKVSDYMVRDPITVYKKTNGADIAKMMLDYDFGQIPVRGNKEELVGMIYDIDVLRVITGNLDD; this is encoded by the coding sequence ATAATGACGCCGGCCCCGATCGTCGCCGAAGTCCCCGGAACGCGCAACGACGCCATCAACCTGATGGTCAGGAACAAGCTCACCGGATTGCCGGTTGTCCGCGCGGACGATGGGAAGCTGGTGGGGATCGTCTCCAGGAAAGACGTTTTCCGCGACACCAAAGAGGATCAGCTGTCGCTCATAATGAAGACGAACATCACTTCGATCTCCTACGACCGTCCGATCGAGGAGGCCGCGGAGATCCTGCTCAAGAACAGGTTCCACAGGCTCCCGGTCATCAAGGACTCCAAGCTCGTCGGCATCGTCACCCCTACGGATCTTCTCCGCCAGGCAAGGTCGATAAAGACGGACATCGTCGCGGAGAAGCTCATCAGGACCACTTGCGTCACCGCTTACGAGGAGAGCCCTCTCGCGTACACCATCGCGGCAATGAGGATCAGCGACGTCACCGCGGTTCCCGTTCTGGACGCCCACGGAAAGCTCGTCGGGATATTCACAGACCGCGACCTGTTCACCGACCAGATGAAAGAGTCGGAAACCCTCAAGTCTATGGGCATCGCCAGCGGCTCAGACTACGCGGGATACAGGAACGTCCTTCCGCTTTTCTATTCCGTAGACGAGAAGTATTTCGATGACAGGAAGGTCAGCGATTACATGGTAAGAGATCCCATAACCGTCTACAAGAAGACGAATGGGGCGGACATCGCCAAGATGATGCTCGACTACGATTTCGGGCAGATACCGGTTCGCGGCAACAAGGAAGAACTCGTCGGAATGATATATGACATCGACGTTCTGCGCGTGATCACAGGTAATTTAGATGACTGA
- a CDS encoding universal stress protein, whose translation MEFKNILVPTDGSEYTKSAVRAAVDFAKQTGGKITALYVLDQTMISNMPMDAAVRNVYDALAAEGKEAVDVVKDLAAEAGVPVEISIKEGSPVKVILDESSKYDIIIMGTLGRTGMSKLLMGSVAERVVRASSCPVLVVRASEAGN comes from the coding sequence ATGGAGTTCAAGAACATACTCGTTCCCACTGACGGAAGCGAATATACAAAGTCGGCCGTCAGAGCAGCCGTAGATTTCGCCAAGCAAACCGGCGGAAAGATCACGGCGCTTTATGTGCTTGATCAGACGATGATTTCCAATATGCCTATGGACGCGGCCGTCAGGAACGTTTACGATGCTCTCGCGGCCGAAGGCAAAGAGGCTGTCGACGTGGTCAAGGACCTCGCCGCCGAGGCCGGAGTCCCGGTGGAGATATCGATAAAGGAAGGCTCGCCGGTGAAGGTGATTCTGGACGAGTCATCCAAATACGACATCATAATCATGGGGACCCTCGGACGGACAGGAATGTCCAAGCTGCTCATGGGAAGCGTGGCGGAAAGGGTCGTAAGGGCCTCTTCGTGTCCGGTCCTAGTGGTCAGGGCTTCTGAAGCGGGGAATTGA